The Leptospira sp. WS39.C2 genome contains a region encoding:
- a CDS encoding molybdopterin-dependent oxidoreductase: MQTKETYPSTCSYCGVGCGVLVEKQGENEIRVEGDKDHPANLGLLCSKGRNLHYTVMDRSDRILYPMKRMDRNSELKRIEWEEALDSISEKFKKLIKNYGPDSVGFYVSGQLLTEEYYIINKLIKGFIGSNNIDTNSRLCMSSAVVGYKMSLGEDSVPVSYDDIELADCFLIAGANPAWCHPILFRRIEAQKKNFPNTKLIVIDPRKTDTCEDADLHLQIHPGTDIYLFHAIAKILIKNNWIDSPFIESHTEGFELLKLFLDNFDIQEAANICGIPLSEIELAAKYIHEAKGFLSLWAMGLNQSVIGVNKNLALLNLSLITGKIGKPGSGPFSLTGQPNAMGGREVGGLCNLLPAHRDLNNLDHRKEVESFWKIEEGKIQSTPGYTAVEMFENLKSGKMKAVWIVCTNPTTSLPDARMVEQGLREAELVVVQDISMSTAAIPFADYVLPAAGWAEKQGTMTNSDRRVTYLSKILDPPGEAIADTSIIQKFAHKMGYGEYFSYVSEEDVFLEHCALTKGTKIDISGLDYSILQKKRSIQWPFPENSEDGTPRLFTDHKFYRPNGKAKIFDVSPEDNSEKTSSNYPLILTTGRIRDQWHTMTRTGKVRKLMEHKNEPYLEIHPMDASTIGVDEGALVEVISERGRVRVKAKITDTIKKGTVFLPMHWGKRNKNDEFRANNLTKKDYDPFSKQPGFKISAVRVIPYVKEKEKILIIGGGNSTSAFIKYYKELNPEDEITVICKEENPLYNRILLPDFISGEKEFIELASVSSDEVDNWEIKLHTATSVSEILPEAKLVKDSLGNSFSYNKLIIATGSSPQVPKMISENMVGVFSLRAKTDADKIKGFFVPDSHALIVGGGLLGLELAAALKSLNVKVTVLVRTDRLMSKQLDVVACDILREEIIERGIEVLFHSEISKVHGYDRVSFVELKDGRKLYPDGIVYAMGTSPNLFLAKGMGIQIGEGIKVNEFLQTSDPDIYAIGEVAEHSSGVYGTVLAAEEQAKVAANHIYGYQFQSYNGSLHSNLLKIPGLELVSLRLPGVNFENLSNEYEEVVFLDRKRRKYKKCIVKGDKLVAAILVGDKSEFVEYKNLISSGLELGEKRNLLLSSISTAKPPKGALVCSCNGVGRGNIEDELNSGSKTLQEVMLKTGAGTGCGSCRPEVSQIIKNRQHLSETKAV; this comes from the coding sequence GTGCAAACAAAAGAAACATACCCTTCTACTTGTTCCTATTGCGGAGTTGGTTGCGGAGTTCTAGTTGAAAAACAGGGAGAGAATGAAATCCGCGTAGAAGGGGATAAAGATCACCCTGCAAATTTAGGCCTTCTATGTTCTAAAGGTAGGAACTTACATTACACAGTTATGGACCGAAGTGATCGGATTTTGTATCCAATGAAACGTATGGATCGAAATTCGGAACTCAAACGAATTGAATGGGAAGAAGCACTTGATTCCATTAGTGAAAAATTTAAAAAATTAATCAAAAACTACGGTCCAGATTCCGTTGGATTTTATGTATCTGGTCAATTATTAACAGAAGAATATTATATTATAAATAAGTTAATTAAAGGATTTATTGGCAGTAATAATATCGATACAAACTCTAGGTTGTGTATGAGTTCTGCTGTCGTTGGTTACAAAATGTCATTAGGTGAAGATAGTGTTCCGGTTTCTTATGATGATATTGAACTTGCCGATTGTTTTCTGATAGCAGGAGCAAATCCTGCATGGTGCCATCCGATTTTATTCCGAAGGATTGAAGCACAAAAAAAGAATTTTCCAAACACAAAACTCATCGTTATCGATCCACGTAAAACTGATACTTGTGAAGATGCAGACCTTCATTTACAGATCCATCCTGGAACTGATATTTATTTGTTTCATGCGATTGCAAAAATTCTCATAAAGAACAATTGGATTGATTCGCCATTCATTGAATCGCATACAGAAGGTTTTGAATTATTAAAATTATTTTTAGATAATTTTGATATACAAGAGGCAGCAAATATTTGTGGAATACCTCTTTCGGAGATTGAATTGGCTGCCAAGTACATCCATGAAGCAAAAGGATTTTTATCTCTCTGGGCGATGGGACTAAACCAAAGTGTAATTGGTGTAAATAAAAATTTAGCGCTTCTTAATTTATCCTTAATCACTGGAAAAATTGGAAAACCTGGGTCAGGACCTTTTTCCCTTACAGGTCAACCCAATGCAATGGGAGGGAGAGAAGTTGGCGGACTCTGTAATTTATTACCAGCCCACCGCGATTTGAATAACTTAGATCATCGGAAAGAGGTTGAGTCCTTTTGGAAAATCGAGGAGGGTAAAATCCAAAGTACTCCTGGTTATACCGCAGTGGAGATGTTTGAAAATCTCAAATCTGGAAAAATGAAGGCAGTTTGGATAGTTTGTACAAATCCTACGACAAGTTTACCTGATGCGAGGATGGTAGAACAAGGGTTACGTGAAGCGGAACTGGTAGTTGTCCAAGATATTTCTATGAGTACAGCAGCAATTCCTTTTGCTGATTATGTATTACCTGCTGCGGGTTGGGCAGAAAAACAAGGTACAATGACAAACTCTGATCGTCGGGTGACTTACTTGTCTAAAATATTGGATCCACCAGGGGAAGCAATTGCAGATACTTCGATTATTCAAAAATTTGCACATAAAATGGGTTATGGTGAATATTTTTCGTATGTTTCAGAAGAAGATGTGTTTTTGGAACATTGTGCTCTAACTAAAGGCACAAAAATTGATATTAGTGGATTAGATTATTCGATATTACAAAAAAAAAGATCAATACAATGGCCCTTTCCTGAAAATAGTGAGGATGGAACTCCAAGATTATTTACAGATCATAAATTCTATAGACCGAACGGCAAAGCAAAGATTTTTGATGTTTCTCCTGAGGATAATTCAGAAAAAACTTCAAGCAATTATCCATTGATCCTGACTACAGGTCGTATCCGTGATCAGTGGCATACCATGACAAGAACTGGTAAAGTTCGAAAACTCATGGAACACAAAAACGAGCCGTATTTGGAGATACATCCAATGGATGCAAGCACCATTGGCGTTGATGAGGGAGCGTTAGTTGAAGTTATAAGTGAAAGAGGCCGTGTGCGAGTGAAGGCTAAAATTACAGATACAATCAAAAAGGGTACTGTATTTTTGCCAATGCACTGGGGAAAACGAAACAAAAATGATGAGTTTCGTGCTAATAATTTAACAAAAAAAGATTACGATCCGTTTTCAAAACAACCTGGTTTTAAAATATCCGCTGTCAGAGTAATACCTTATGTAAAAGAAAAAGAAAAAATCCTCATTATTGGAGGAGGGAATAGTACTTCTGCTTTTATCAAATATTACAAAGAACTAAATCCTGAAGATGAAATCACAGTAATTTGTAAGGAAGAAAATCCATTATACAATCGAATTTTGCTTCCTGATTTTATAAGTGGTGAAAAAGAATTTATTGAATTAGCAAGTGTTAGTAGCGATGAAGTTGATAACTGGGAAATTAAATTACACACTGCTACATCAGTATCTGAGATTTTACCAGAAGCCAAATTGGTAAAAGATTCACTTGGAAATTCATTTTCATACAACAAATTGATTATAGCCACTGGTAGTTCTCCACAAGTTCCAAAGATGATTTCTGAAAATATGGTTGGAGTATTTAGTTTAAGAGCAAAAACAGATGCTGATAAAATCAAAGGTTTTTTTGTCCCTGATTCACATGCTTTAATTGTAGGAGGGGGTTTGCTTGGGTTAGAACTTGCAGCAGCGCTTAAATCTTTGAATGTAAAGGTAACTGTACTTGTTCGAACAGATCGATTGATGTCTAAACAGCTAGATGTTGTTGCTTGTGATATATTACGAGAAGAAATTATTGAAAGAGGAATTGAAGTATTATTCCATTCGGAAATATCGAAAGTTCATGGATATGATCGAGTTAGTTTTGTAGAATTAAAAGATGGCAGAAAATTGTATCCTGATGGGATAGTTTATGCTATGGGAACAAGTCCAAATTTGTTCTTAGCAAAAGGAATGGGGATTCAAATTGGAGAAGGGATCAAGGTAAATGAATTTTTACAAACATCCGATCCTGATATTTATGCAATAGGTGAAGTCGCAGAACATTCATCTGGTGTTTATGGAACAGTGCTTGCCGCCGAAGAACAAGCAAAAGTTGCAGCAAATCATATTTACGGTTACCAATTCCAATCATATAATGGATCATTACATTCCAATTTATTGAAAATTCCAGGATTAGAACTTGTTTCACTTCGTTTACCAGGTGTTAACTTTGAAAATTTATCCAATGAATATGAAGAAGTTGTATTTTTAGATCGGAAAAGACGTAAATATAAAAAGTGTATAGTGAAAGGTGACAAATTAGTTGCTGCCATTTTGGTTGGAGATAAATCCGAATTTGTTGAGTATAAAAATTTAATTTCCTCTGGTTTGGAATTAGGTGAAAAAAGAAATTTACTTCTATCTAGTATTTCAACCGCCAAACCTCCGAAAGGTGCCCTTGTCTGTTCATGTAATGGGGTGGGGCGAGGGAATATTGAAGATGAATTAAACAGTGGTTCAAAAACTTTACAGGAAGTGATGTTAAAAACAGGGGCAGGCACAGGGTGCGGAAGTTGTCGGCCCGAAGTCAGCCAAATCATCAAAAACCGACAACATTTATCTGAGACCAAAGCAGTTTAG
- a CDS encoding TonB-dependent receptor, giving the protein MCQLFETNSHLINYFRFPSGDDISKILSHFFYIIVCICLVVFPLTSIWSQPTEPNKKENPNQNSNLEPNESKQENGIRVTGKKDQRDREILRTPNSISRLNEQEIQDAGINRTNDIDKQVPNFSIIDSGSRNFTYFNIRGMRSIAFSEPAVGLILDGIPLNDNVALNTELYGLENIEVYRGSQATLFGKNFQGGVVEIKTKKPTNVAEGKITLDFGNYKKQETSVYYNAPIIYDKLYFGVAGKTTEREGYLSNVTGFYYPNNRPYELPVEIYKTHPDGRKGRAGRFRLYFTPNEIFEADLQISAESFDDGALNLVNYLGAKSEREKALLQGCVAAPSNCSKLYGTYINRVNGDRKVYWDYEGKSNVTGNTYSLATTTKLPFTNLKTASAIRKMDIDPITADSDFTKIDQNRSIYIEKATTFLNDIYFESKDKHNPLQFKVGVFSSNKVTNIDQAREHRVQLYVINDFPGLSAPTQEKNLSRLHDRNISFYTHNSYTFFDKFTITLGARLERQESKLSHIEQAVGVSGVNPLGGTLLLSDPYSVNNRYNYNVSRVIFDYKPIENLMFFIGVSRGYKNAGYSTVVNIPSKASFKPEINDTIEAGIKSEFFKGKFGLKYTQFYTETQDFHVIRAINLSQYVNLNAELVTIRGYELETFIKPQKDLKLGTSAGYTEGIFNRFQDTVLNRNFNGKWVHFIPKYDIVSYLQYRNDFGIFFRGEFQAVGQMYFAADNTVYSDPYYVLNARIGYETDKLSAYLYMNNINDRYYFTSYIDGTFQAVPGAPKTYGFMLTYKI; this is encoded by the coding sequence ATGTGCCAATTATTTGAGACTAACTCTCATTTAATAAATTACTTTAGATTCCCTTCTGGGGATGATATTTCAAAAATTTTGAGTCATTTTTTTTACATCATCGTCTGCATCTGTTTGGTGGTATTTCCTCTAACTTCTATTTGGTCACAACCAACAGAACCAAACAAAAAAGAAAATCCAAATCAAAATTCAAATTTGGAACCAAATGAATCAAAACAAGAGAATGGGATCCGGGTCACAGGAAAAAAAGACCAACGAGACCGTGAGATACTAAGAACGCCAAATAGTATCAGTCGATTGAATGAACAAGAAATCCAAGATGCAGGAATCAATCGGACAAATGATATCGATAAACAGGTTCCAAATTTTTCTATCATCGATTCAGGTTCTCGTAACTTCACTTATTTCAATATACGTGGAATGAGGAGTATCGCGTTTAGTGAACCAGCAGTAGGACTCATTTTGGATGGAATCCCTCTCAATGACAACGTAGCATTGAACACTGAGTTGTATGGACTTGAAAATATTGAAGTATATAGAGGGAGCCAAGCAACTCTCTTTGGGAAAAATTTCCAAGGAGGCGTTGTTGAAATAAAAACAAAAAAACCTACAAATGTAGCTGAAGGGAAAATCACTTTAGATTTTGGAAATTACAAAAAGCAAGAAACATCAGTATATTATAATGCTCCAATAATATATGACAAACTCTATTTTGGAGTCGCAGGGAAAACAACAGAGCGAGAAGGATATTTATCAAATGTAACTGGATTTTATTATCCGAATAATAGACCTTATGAACTTCCAGTTGAAATATATAAGACCCATCCCGATGGAAGGAAAGGAAGAGCTGGAAGATTTCGACTGTATTTCACTCCAAATGAAATTTTTGAGGCCGATTTACAAATCAGTGCAGAAAGTTTTGATGATGGCGCACTTAATTTAGTTAACTACTTAGGAGCAAAATCAGAAAGAGAAAAAGCTCTACTACAAGGATGTGTGGCTGCACCATCCAATTGTTCAAAACTTTATGGTACTTATATTAACCGTGTAAATGGAGATCGGAAAGTATATTGGGATTACGAAGGAAAAAGTAACGTAACAGGGAATACCTATTCATTAGCAACTACTACAAAACTACCATTTACAAATTTAAAAACTGCATCGGCGATTCGCAAAATGGACATTGATCCTATCACAGCTGATTCTGATTTTACAAAAATAGACCAGAACCGATCCATTTACATTGAAAAAGCCACTACATTCTTAAATGATATATATTTTGAATCGAAAGACAAACACAATCCCCTACAATTTAAAGTAGGAGTATTTTCATCAAATAAAGTCACAAACATTGACCAAGCAAGAGAACATAGAGTACAACTTTATGTTATCAATGATTTTCCTGGATTGAGTGCACCAACCCAAGAAAAAAATCTATCTAGGTTACATGATAGAAATATAAGTTTCTACACTCATAATAGTTATACTTTTTTTGACAAGTTTACAATCACTTTAGGGGCAAGACTTGAAAGACAAGAAAGTAAGTTATCACACATCGAACAGGCTGTAGGTGTCTCTGGTGTTAATCCACTTGGAGGTACACTTCTCCTATCTGACCCCTATTCAGTCAACAATCGATATAATTACAATGTATCAAGAGTCATTTTTGATTATAAACCAATTGAAAATCTTATGTTTTTTATTGGTGTTAGTCGAGGATATAAAAACGCAGGTTATAGTACTGTCGTAAACATACCTTCAAAGGCAAGTTTTAAGCCTGAAATCAATGATACAATTGAAGCTGGAATCAAATCAGAATTTTTTAAAGGGAAATTTGGATTAAAATACACTCAATTTTATACTGAAACACAAGACTTCCATGTCATACGAGCCATCAACTTATCACAATATGTAAATCTAAATGCAGAACTAGTAACTATCAGAGGGTATGAACTTGAAACATTTATAAAACCTCAAAAAGACCTTAAACTAGGAACGTCTGCAGGTTACACCGAAGGTATTTTCAATCGTTTCCAAGATACTGTCCTTAATCGTAATTTTAACGGCAAATGGGTACATTTCATTCCGAAATATGACATTGTCAGTTACTTACAATACAGAAATGATTTTGGAATATTTTTTCGAGGTGAATTCCAAGCAGTTGGTCAGATGTATTTTGCTGCAGATAACACAGTATATAGTGATCCATACTATGTCCTAAATGCACGTATTGGGTATGAGACAGATAAATTGTCCGCCTACTTATACATGAACAACATCAATGATCGATATTATTTTACATCATATATCGATGGAACTTTCCAAGCAGTTCCAGGAGCACCCAAGACTTACGGATTTATGTTAACTTATAAAATTTAA
- a CDS encoding LIC_11695 family lipoprotein: MKTNLKILIPMIYIGLSVFQCDLFDPKSKITNNELVEIVTLQQLNANSMSEGQKLGLTIAYSHRFSVKNGPQLFCREYSTAYLEKQAEWELDIEQTYATIGNAIGIDIVVERINGPCAISNKISACHYDGVDGINDLIPYAYSTEGEHQYLIPAYIYYGITNLKNAKEACEGYNGTYVCYDPSKCWQ; the protein is encoded by the coding sequence ATGAAAACAAATTTAAAAATTCTAATCCCAATGATTTACATTGGTTTGAGTGTATTCCAATGTGACCTTTTTGATCCAAAATCAAAAATCACAAACAATGAATTGGTAGAAATTGTTACATTACAACAATTGAATGCAAATAGTATGAGTGAGGGACAAAAATTAGGCCTCACAATAGCTTATAGCCATCGATTTAGTGTCAAAAATGGCCCACAATTATTTTGCCGCGAATATTCGACCGCATATTTAGAAAAACAAGCAGAATGGGAATTAGACATTGAACAAACTTATGCAACGATTGGTAATGCAATCGGAATTGATATCGTAGTAGAACGAATCAATGGACCATGCGCAATTAGCAATAAAATTAGTGCATGCCATTATGATGGAGTTGATGGTATAAACGATTTAATCCCTTATGCTTATTCTACTGAAGGTGAACACCAATATTTGATACCAGCATACATATACTATGGGATTACTAATCTTAAAAATGCAAAGGAAGCATGTGAAGGATATAATGGAACTTATGTTTGTTATGATCCTAGCAAATGTTGGCAATAA
- a CDS encoding PepSY-associated TM helix domain-containing protein translates to MKAKYWYNLHLVLGIFGSSFLLILGITGSLLVYGKEIQSMISPIEITEGQNRLDFDALYIKILEQVPKGSVAGWLVSDLKNQPDQIWFHNTDIPSKENVYLLDPYRGKVIGSLKEDRSDSFYGFLLVLHYSLFLGGVGYFITGCFAIVYLLLVFTGIKLYKRFWVTLFRFRFRESFQILFSDLHKFVGINAVWFHLILAITGGWWSIRDTIIRSYPEEKIVHNLWSDTKSIETLIEKCQKEIPNFQLGYISFPHHALGESIGFYGNRTNSFGWESRYGTYLLFDTQSNKIVKIVNISKESLLVQILDSFRPLHFGTFANHFSKVLWIIGGLTPAILSVSGLLIFYRKRKNKMKFQKQRTQIVSLGPTV, encoded by the coding sequence TTGAAAGCAAAGTATTGGTACAACCTCCATTTGGTCTTAGGTATTTTTGGTTCTAGTTTTTTACTCATTTTAGGAATCACTGGATCCTTACTCGTTTACGGGAAAGAAATTCAATCAATGATCTCACCCATTGAAATCACCGAAGGCCAAAACCGATTGGATTTTGATGCCTTATACATAAAAATTTTGGAACAGGTTCCTAAAGGGAGCGTAGCTGGTTGGTTGGTATCTGATCTTAAAAACCAACCTGATCAAATTTGGTTCCACAACACCGATATTCCGAGTAAAGAAAATGTGTATTTACTCGATCCTTACAGAGGTAAGGTGATCGGTTCGTTAAAAGAAGATCGAAGTGATAGTTTTTATGGTTTTTTATTGGTATTACATTATAGTCTCTTTTTAGGCGGTGTTGGTTATTTCATCACAGGTTGTTTTGCAATCGTGTATTTGTTATTGGTTTTTACTGGTATCAAACTATACAAACGTTTTTGGGTTACTTTATTTCGATTTCGTTTTCGTGAAAGTTTTCAAATTCTTTTTTCCGACTTACATAAATTTGTTGGCATCAACGCAGTTTGGTTTCATTTAATATTGGCAATCACAGGAGGTTGGTGGAGTATTCGGGATACAATCATTCGTTCATACCCGGAAGAAAAAATTGTTCACAATCTTTGGTCTGATACCAAATCAATAGAAACATTAATCGAAAAATGCCAAAAAGAAATACCAAATTTTCAATTAGGTTATATTTCTTTTCCACACCATGCGTTGGGTGAATCAATTGGATTTTATGGAAATCGTACCAACTCATTTGGATGGGAAAGTAGGTATGGAACGTATTTACTTTTTGATACACAATCAAACAAAATTGTCAAAATTGTTAATATCTCTAAAGAAAGTCTATTAGTTCAAATTTTAGATTCATTTAGGCCATTACATTTTGGAACATTTGCAAATCATTTCAGTAAAGTTCTATGGATAATAGGAGGATTAACTCCTGCTATTCTGTCAGTTAGTGGTTTATTGATTTTTTATCGAAAGAGGAAAAATAAAATGAAGTTTCAAAAACAAAGGACCCAAATTGTTTCTTTGGGCCCTACAGTTTAA